From Primulina tabacum isolate GXHZ01 chromosome 2, ASM2559414v2, whole genome shotgun sequence, one genomic window encodes:
- the LOC142536690 gene encoding C2 domain-containing protein At1g53590-like isoform X3 → MVVSVKDATLLHHACIILLLLWLLNSFNCCHTVAYCLSFVYLYFVSFLIFVHEEYVIRLRKKLKFEAKIESDQERVFSDSETVRWLNHAIEKIWPVCLEEIVSQKILLPMVPWFLHKYKPWTVNDVEIQHLYLGSSPPVFTKMRVLQQSDGTDDLVLELGINFLSADDMSAILGVKLRKLLGFGMWAKSHLLDMHIEGKVLVGLKFLPCWPFIGRLRLCFAGPPYSQITVKPIFTHGLDVSKFPGIAGWIDNLMALVFEQTLVEPNMLVVDVKKFCSPLPENWFFIDAKEPIAHATVEILEAADMKPANLNGLADPFVKGRLGPYRFRTKTQKKTLAPKWHEEFKIPICTWELPNILIIQVVDKDFFYNDIMGDCCVSIDEIRDGRRHEMWLPLNNINCGRLCLAVTVSECNKKRARSWTEPESTC, encoded by the exons ATGGTGGTCAGTGTAAAAGACGCAACTTTACTCCACCACGCTTGTATTATACTGCTTTTACTGTGGCTTCTCAATTCATTCAACTGCTGCCACACTGTTGCTTATTGTCTATCCTTCGTCTATCTCTATTTCGTAAGCTTCTTGATTTTT GTTCATGAGGAATATGTGATTAGATTGAGAAAGAAACTGAAGTTCGAGGCAAAAATAGAATCTGATCAAGAAAGG GTGTTTTCAGATTCTGAAACGGTAAGATGGTTGAACCATGCTATAGAGAAGATTTGGCCTGTTTGCTTGGAAGAGATAGTTTCTCAGAAAATCCTACTTCCTATGGTTCCTTGGTTCTTGCATAAATATAAACCTTGGACTGTG AACGATGTTGAGATTCAGCATCTTTATTTGGGAAGTTCCCCGCCAGTATTCACAAAAATGAGGGTTCTTCAGCAATCCGATGGTACTGATGACTTG GTTTTAGAATTGGGAATAAATTTTCTTAGTGCAGATGATATGAGTGCGATACTCGGTGTGAAACTGAGGAAACTACTGGGATTTGGGATGTGGGCAAAATCACATTTGTTAGACATGCATATTGAAGGAAAG GTGTTAGTTGGGCTTAAGTTCCTGCCTTGTTGGCCATTTATTGGTCGTTTGCGTCTATGCTTTGCTGGGCCACCATATTCTCAGATAACTGTCAAGCCTATATTCACACATGGCCTCGATGTATCAAAATTTCCGGGGATAGCTGGATGGATA GATAATCTTATGGCCCTTGTCTTTGAGCAAACTCTAGTGGAG CCTAACATGTTGGTGGTTGACGTCAAAAAGTTTTGTTCACCCCTACCAG AGAACTGGTTCTTCATTGATGCAAAGGAGCCCATCGCCCATGCTACTGTGGAAATTCTTGAAGCTGCTGATATGAAACCAGCAAACTTGAATG GTTTAGCCGACCCATTCGTGAAGGGACGATTAGGACCCTACAGATTTCGGACCAAGACTCAGAAGAAAACTTTGGCTCCAAAATGGCACGAGGAATTCAAGATCCCTATTTGCACATGGGAATTACCTAACATCCTCATTATACAAGTTGTAGACAAGGATTTCTTCTACAATGACATAATGGG AGATTGTTGTGTGAGCATCGATGAAATCCGGGATGGCCGGAGGCATGAGATGTGGTTGCCGTTAAATAACATTAACTGTGGAAGATTGTGTCTCGCAGTGACCGTTTCTGAGTGCAACAAAAAG CGTGCAAGATCTTGGACCGAGCCAGAGTCCACTTGTTAG
- the LOC142536690 gene encoding C2 domain-containing protein At1g53590-like isoform X2: MVVSVKDATLLHHACIILLLLWLLNSFNCCHTVAYCLSFVYLYFVHEEYVIRLRKKLKFEAKIESDQERVFSDSETVRWLNHAIEKIWPVCLEEIVSQKILLPMVPWFLHKYKPWTVNDVEIQHLYLGSSPPVFTKMRVLQQSDGTDDLVLELGINFLSADDMSAILGVKLRKLLGFGMWAKSHLLDMHIEGKVLVGLKFLPCWPFIGRLRLCFAGPPYSQITVKPIFTHGLDVSKFPGIAGWIDNLMALVFEQTLVEPNMLVVDVKKFCSPLPENWFFIDAKEPIAHATVEILEAADMKPANLNGLADPFVKGRLGPYRFRTKTQKKTLAPKWHEEFKIPICTWELPNILIIQVVDKDFFYNDIMGDCCVSIDEIRDGRRHEMWLPLNNINCGRLCLAVTVSECNKKRAEYSYDLKLLNEEFDFTKKGSLSRSSNISPKVDDVCETMDNTRKPSN; encoded by the exons ATGGTGGTCAGTGTAAAAGACGCAACTTTACTCCACCACGCTTGTATTATACTGCTTTTACTGTGGCTTCTCAATTCATTCAACTGCTGCCACACTGTTGCTTATTGTCTATCCTTCGTCTATCTCTATTTC GTTCATGAGGAATATGTGATTAGATTGAGAAAGAAACTGAAGTTCGAGGCAAAAATAGAATCTGATCAAGAAAGG GTGTTTTCAGATTCTGAAACGGTAAGATGGTTGAACCATGCTATAGAGAAGATTTGGCCTGTTTGCTTGGAAGAGATAGTTTCTCAGAAAATCCTACTTCCTATGGTTCCTTGGTTCTTGCATAAATATAAACCTTGGACTGTG AACGATGTTGAGATTCAGCATCTTTATTTGGGAAGTTCCCCGCCAGTATTCACAAAAATGAGGGTTCTTCAGCAATCCGATGGTACTGATGACTTG GTTTTAGAATTGGGAATAAATTTTCTTAGTGCAGATGATATGAGTGCGATACTCGGTGTGAAACTGAGGAAACTACTGGGATTTGGGATGTGGGCAAAATCACATTTGTTAGACATGCATATTGAAGGAAAG GTGTTAGTTGGGCTTAAGTTCCTGCCTTGTTGGCCATTTATTGGTCGTTTGCGTCTATGCTTTGCTGGGCCACCATATTCTCAGATAACTGTCAAGCCTATATTCACACATGGCCTCGATGTATCAAAATTTCCGGGGATAGCTGGATGGATA GATAATCTTATGGCCCTTGTCTTTGAGCAAACTCTAGTGGAG CCTAACATGTTGGTGGTTGACGTCAAAAAGTTTTGTTCACCCCTACCAG AGAACTGGTTCTTCATTGATGCAAAGGAGCCCATCGCCCATGCTACTGTGGAAATTCTTGAAGCTGCTGATATGAAACCAGCAAACTTGAATG GTTTAGCCGACCCATTCGTGAAGGGACGATTAGGACCCTACAGATTTCGGACCAAGACTCAGAAGAAAACTTTGGCTCCAAAATGGCACGAGGAATTCAAGATCCCTATTTGCACATGGGAATTACCTAACATCCTCATTATACAAGTTGTAGACAAGGATTTCTTCTACAATGACATAATGGG AGATTGTTGTGTGAGCATCGATGAAATCCGGGATGGCCGGAGGCATGAGATGTGGTTGCCGTTAAATAACATTAACTGTGGAAGATTGTGTCTCGCAGTGACCGTTTCTGAGTGCAACAAAAAG CGTGCAGAATATTCGTATGATCTAAAACTTCTGAACGAAGAGTTTGATTTCACTAAGAAAGGCTCCTTGTCAAGATCATCCAACATATCCCCGAAAGTCGACGATGTATGTGAAACTATGGACAACACAAGAAAACCAAGTAATTGA
- the LOC142536690 gene encoding C2 domain-containing protein At1g53590-like isoform X5, with translation MVVSVKDATLLHHACIILLLLWLLNSFNCCHTVAYCLSFVYLYFVHEEYVIRLRKKLKFEAKIESDQERNDVEIQHLYLGSSPPVFTKMRVLQQSDGTDDLVLELGINFLSADDMSAILGVKLRKLLGFGMWAKSHLLDMHIEGKVLVGLKFLPCWPFIGRLRLCFAGPPYSQITVKPIFTHGLDVSKFPGIAGWIDNLMALVFEQTLVEPNMLVVDVKKFCSPLPENWFFIDAKEPIAHATVEILEAADMKPANLNGLADPFVKGRLGPYRFRTKTQKKTLAPKWHEEFKIPICTWELPNILIIQVVDKDFFYNDIMGDCCVSIDEIRDGRRHEMWLPLNNINCGRLCLAVTVSECNKKRAEYSYDLKLLNEEFDFTKKGSLSRSSNISPKVDDVCETMDNTRKPSN, from the exons ATGGTGGTCAGTGTAAAAGACGCAACTTTACTCCACCACGCTTGTATTATACTGCTTTTACTGTGGCTTCTCAATTCATTCAACTGCTGCCACACTGTTGCTTATTGTCTATCCTTCGTCTATCTCTATTTC GTTCATGAGGAATATGTGATTAGATTGAGAAAGAAACTGAAGTTCGAGGCAAAAATAGAATCTGATCAAGAAAGG AACGATGTTGAGATTCAGCATCTTTATTTGGGAAGTTCCCCGCCAGTATTCACAAAAATGAGGGTTCTTCAGCAATCCGATGGTACTGATGACTTG GTTTTAGAATTGGGAATAAATTTTCTTAGTGCAGATGATATGAGTGCGATACTCGGTGTGAAACTGAGGAAACTACTGGGATTTGGGATGTGGGCAAAATCACATTTGTTAGACATGCATATTGAAGGAAAG GTGTTAGTTGGGCTTAAGTTCCTGCCTTGTTGGCCATTTATTGGTCGTTTGCGTCTATGCTTTGCTGGGCCACCATATTCTCAGATAACTGTCAAGCCTATATTCACACATGGCCTCGATGTATCAAAATTTCCGGGGATAGCTGGATGGATA GATAATCTTATGGCCCTTGTCTTTGAGCAAACTCTAGTGGAG CCTAACATGTTGGTGGTTGACGTCAAAAAGTTTTGTTCACCCCTACCAG AGAACTGGTTCTTCATTGATGCAAAGGAGCCCATCGCCCATGCTACTGTGGAAATTCTTGAAGCTGCTGATATGAAACCAGCAAACTTGAATG GTTTAGCCGACCCATTCGTGAAGGGACGATTAGGACCCTACAGATTTCGGACCAAGACTCAGAAGAAAACTTTGGCTCCAAAATGGCACGAGGAATTCAAGATCCCTATTTGCACATGGGAATTACCTAACATCCTCATTATACAAGTTGTAGACAAGGATTTCTTCTACAATGACATAATGGG AGATTGTTGTGTGAGCATCGATGAAATCCGGGATGGCCGGAGGCATGAGATGTGGTTGCCGTTAAATAACATTAACTGTGGAAGATTGTGTCTCGCAGTGACCGTTTCTGAGTGCAACAAAAAG CGTGCAGAATATTCGTATGATCTAAAACTTCTGAACGAAGAGTTTGATTTCACTAAGAAAGGCTCCTTGTCAAGATCATCCAACATATCCCCGAAAGTCGACGATGTATGTGAAACTATGGACAACACAAGAAAACCAAGTAATTGA
- the LOC142536690 gene encoding C2 domain-containing protein At1g53590-like isoform X1 translates to MVVSVKDATLLHHACIILLLLWLLNSFNCCHTVAYCLSFVYLYFVSFLIFVHEEYVIRLRKKLKFEAKIESDQERVFSDSETVRWLNHAIEKIWPVCLEEIVSQKILLPMVPWFLHKYKPWTVNDVEIQHLYLGSSPPVFTKMRVLQQSDGTDDLVLELGINFLSADDMSAILGVKLRKLLGFGMWAKSHLLDMHIEGKVLVGLKFLPCWPFIGRLRLCFAGPPYSQITVKPIFTHGLDVSKFPGIAGWIDNLMALVFEQTLVEPNMLVVDVKKFCSPLPENWFFIDAKEPIAHATVEILEAADMKPANLNGLADPFVKGRLGPYRFRTKTQKKTLAPKWHEEFKIPICTWELPNILIIQVVDKDFFYNDIMGDCCVSIDEIRDGRRHEMWLPLNNINCGRLCLAVTVSECNKKRAEYSYDLKLLNEEFDFTKKGSLSRSSNISPKVDDVCETMDNTRKPSN, encoded by the exons ATGGTGGTCAGTGTAAAAGACGCAACTTTACTCCACCACGCTTGTATTATACTGCTTTTACTGTGGCTTCTCAATTCATTCAACTGCTGCCACACTGTTGCTTATTGTCTATCCTTCGTCTATCTCTATTTCGTAAGCTTCTTGATTTTT GTTCATGAGGAATATGTGATTAGATTGAGAAAGAAACTGAAGTTCGAGGCAAAAATAGAATCTGATCAAGAAAGG GTGTTTTCAGATTCTGAAACGGTAAGATGGTTGAACCATGCTATAGAGAAGATTTGGCCTGTTTGCTTGGAAGAGATAGTTTCTCAGAAAATCCTACTTCCTATGGTTCCTTGGTTCTTGCATAAATATAAACCTTGGACTGTG AACGATGTTGAGATTCAGCATCTTTATTTGGGAAGTTCCCCGCCAGTATTCACAAAAATGAGGGTTCTTCAGCAATCCGATGGTACTGATGACTTG GTTTTAGAATTGGGAATAAATTTTCTTAGTGCAGATGATATGAGTGCGATACTCGGTGTGAAACTGAGGAAACTACTGGGATTTGGGATGTGGGCAAAATCACATTTGTTAGACATGCATATTGAAGGAAAG GTGTTAGTTGGGCTTAAGTTCCTGCCTTGTTGGCCATTTATTGGTCGTTTGCGTCTATGCTTTGCTGGGCCACCATATTCTCAGATAACTGTCAAGCCTATATTCACACATGGCCTCGATGTATCAAAATTTCCGGGGATAGCTGGATGGATA GATAATCTTATGGCCCTTGTCTTTGAGCAAACTCTAGTGGAG CCTAACATGTTGGTGGTTGACGTCAAAAAGTTTTGTTCACCCCTACCAG AGAACTGGTTCTTCATTGATGCAAAGGAGCCCATCGCCCATGCTACTGTGGAAATTCTTGAAGCTGCTGATATGAAACCAGCAAACTTGAATG GTTTAGCCGACCCATTCGTGAAGGGACGATTAGGACCCTACAGATTTCGGACCAAGACTCAGAAGAAAACTTTGGCTCCAAAATGGCACGAGGAATTCAAGATCCCTATTTGCACATGGGAATTACCTAACATCCTCATTATACAAGTTGTAGACAAGGATTTCTTCTACAATGACATAATGGG AGATTGTTGTGTGAGCATCGATGAAATCCGGGATGGCCGGAGGCATGAGATGTGGTTGCCGTTAAATAACATTAACTGTGGAAGATTGTGTCTCGCAGTGACCGTTTCTGAGTGCAACAAAAAG CGTGCAGAATATTCGTATGATCTAAAACTTCTGAACGAAGAGTTTGATTTCACTAAGAAAGGCTCCTTGTCAAGATCATCCAACATATCCCCGAAAGTCGACGATGTATGTGAAACTATGGACAACACAAGAAAACCAAGTAATTGA
- the LOC142536690 gene encoding C2 domain-containing protein At1g53590-like isoform X6 produces the protein MVVSVKDATLLHHACIILLLLWLLNSFNCCHTVAYCLSFVYLYFVSFLIFVHEEYVIRLRKKLKFEAKIESDQERVFSDSETVRWLNHAIEKIWPVCLEEIVSQKILLPMVPWFLHKYKPWTVNDVEIQHLYLGSSPPVFTKMRVLQQSDGTDDLVLELGINFLSADDMSAILGVKLRKLLGFGMWAKSHLLDMHIEGKVLVGLKFLPCWPFIGRLRLCFAGPPYSQITVKPIFTHGLDVSKFPGIAGWIDNLMALVFEQTLVEPNMLVVDVKKFCSPLPENWFFIDAKEPIAHATVEILEAADMKPANLNGLADPFVKGRLGPYRFRTKTQKKTLAPKWHEEFKIPICTWELPNILIIQVVDKDFFYNDIMG, from the exons ATGGTGGTCAGTGTAAAAGACGCAACTTTACTCCACCACGCTTGTATTATACTGCTTTTACTGTGGCTTCTCAATTCATTCAACTGCTGCCACACTGTTGCTTATTGTCTATCCTTCGTCTATCTCTATTTCGTAAGCTTCTTGATTTTT GTTCATGAGGAATATGTGATTAGATTGAGAAAGAAACTGAAGTTCGAGGCAAAAATAGAATCTGATCAAGAAAGG GTGTTTTCAGATTCTGAAACGGTAAGATGGTTGAACCATGCTATAGAGAAGATTTGGCCTGTTTGCTTGGAAGAGATAGTTTCTCAGAAAATCCTACTTCCTATGGTTCCTTGGTTCTTGCATAAATATAAACCTTGGACTGTG AACGATGTTGAGATTCAGCATCTTTATTTGGGAAGTTCCCCGCCAGTATTCACAAAAATGAGGGTTCTTCAGCAATCCGATGGTACTGATGACTTG GTTTTAGAATTGGGAATAAATTTTCTTAGTGCAGATGATATGAGTGCGATACTCGGTGTGAAACTGAGGAAACTACTGGGATTTGGGATGTGGGCAAAATCACATTTGTTAGACATGCATATTGAAGGAAAG GTGTTAGTTGGGCTTAAGTTCCTGCCTTGTTGGCCATTTATTGGTCGTTTGCGTCTATGCTTTGCTGGGCCACCATATTCTCAGATAACTGTCAAGCCTATATTCACACATGGCCTCGATGTATCAAAATTTCCGGGGATAGCTGGATGGATA GATAATCTTATGGCCCTTGTCTTTGAGCAAACTCTAGTGGAG CCTAACATGTTGGTGGTTGACGTCAAAAAGTTTTGTTCACCCCTACCAG AGAACTGGTTCTTCATTGATGCAAAGGAGCCCATCGCCCATGCTACTGTGGAAATTCTTGAAGCTGCTGATATGAAACCAGCAAACTTGAATG GTTTAGCCGACCCATTCGTGAAGGGACGATTAGGACCCTACAGATTTCGGACCAAGACTCAGAAGAAAACTTTGGCTCCAAAATGGCACGAGGAATTCAAGATCCCTATTTGCACATGGGAATTACCTAACATCCTCATTATACAAGTTGTAGACAAGGATTTCTTCTACAATGACATAATGGG GTAA
- the LOC142536690 gene encoding C2 domain-containing protein At1g53590-like isoform X4, translating to MVVSVKDATLLHHACIILLLLWLLNSFNCCHTVAYCLSFVYLYFVSFLIFVHEEYVIRLRKKLKFEAKIESDQERNDVEIQHLYLGSSPPVFTKMRVLQQSDGTDDLVLELGINFLSADDMSAILGVKLRKLLGFGMWAKSHLLDMHIEGKVLVGLKFLPCWPFIGRLRLCFAGPPYSQITVKPIFTHGLDVSKFPGIAGWIDNLMALVFEQTLVEPNMLVVDVKKFCSPLPENWFFIDAKEPIAHATVEILEAADMKPANLNGLADPFVKGRLGPYRFRTKTQKKTLAPKWHEEFKIPICTWELPNILIIQVVDKDFFYNDIMGDCCVSIDEIRDGRRHEMWLPLNNINCGRLCLAVTVSECNKKRAEYSYDLKLLNEEFDFTKKGSLSRSSNISPKVDDVCETMDNTRKPSN from the exons ATGGTGGTCAGTGTAAAAGACGCAACTTTACTCCACCACGCTTGTATTATACTGCTTTTACTGTGGCTTCTCAATTCATTCAACTGCTGCCACACTGTTGCTTATTGTCTATCCTTCGTCTATCTCTATTTCGTAAGCTTCTTGATTTTT GTTCATGAGGAATATGTGATTAGATTGAGAAAGAAACTGAAGTTCGAGGCAAAAATAGAATCTGATCAAGAAAGG AACGATGTTGAGATTCAGCATCTTTATTTGGGAAGTTCCCCGCCAGTATTCACAAAAATGAGGGTTCTTCAGCAATCCGATGGTACTGATGACTTG GTTTTAGAATTGGGAATAAATTTTCTTAGTGCAGATGATATGAGTGCGATACTCGGTGTGAAACTGAGGAAACTACTGGGATTTGGGATGTGGGCAAAATCACATTTGTTAGACATGCATATTGAAGGAAAG GTGTTAGTTGGGCTTAAGTTCCTGCCTTGTTGGCCATTTATTGGTCGTTTGCGTCTATGCTTTGCTGGGCCACCATATTCTCAGATAACTGTCAAGCCTATATTCACACATGGCCTCGATGTATCAAAATTTCCGGGGATAGCTGGATGGATA GATAATCTTATGGCCCTTGTCTTTGAGCAAACTCTAGTGGAG CCTAACATGTTGGTGGTTGACGTCAAAAAGTTTTGTTCACCCCTACCAG AGAACTGGTTCTTCATTGATGCAAAGGAGCCCATCGCCCATGCTACTGTGGAAATTCTTGAAGCTGCTGATATGAAACCAGCAAACTTGAATG GTTTAGCCGACCCATTCGTGAAGGGACGATTAGGACCCTACAGATTTCGGACCAAGACTCAGAAGAAAACTTTGGCTCCAAAATGGCACGAGGAATTCAAGATCCCTATTTGCACATGGGAATTACCTAACATCCTCATTATACAAGTTGTAGACAAGGATTTCTTCTACAATGACATAATGGG AGATTGTTGTGTGAGCATCGATGAAATCCGGGATGGCCGGAGGCATGAGATGTGGTTGCCGTTAAATAACATTAACTGTGGAAGATTGTGTCTCGCAGTGACCGTTTCTGAGTGCAACAAAAAG CGTGCAGAATATTCGTATGATCTAAAACTTCTGAACGAAGAGTTTGATTTCACTAAGAAAGGCTCCTTGTCAAGATCATCCAACATATCCCCGAAAGTCGACGATGTATGTGAAACTATGGACAACACAAGAAAACCAAGTAATTGA
- the LOC142536690 gene encoding C2 domain-containing protein At1g53590-like isoform X7 — MVPWFLHKYKPWTVNDVEIQHLYLGSSPPVFTKMRVLQQSDGTDDLVLELGINFLSADDMSAILGVKLRKLLGFGMWAKSHLLDMHIEGKVLVGLKFLPCWPFIGRLRLCFAGPPYSQITVKPIFTHGLDVSKFPGIAGWIDNLMALVFEQTLVEPNMLVVDVKKFCSPLPENWFFIDAKEPIAHATVEILEAADMKPANLNGLADPFVKGRLGPYRFRTKTQKKTLAPKWHEEFKIPICTWELPNILIIQVVDKDFFYNDIMGDCCVSIDEIRDGRRHEMWLPLNNINCGRLCLAVTVSECNKKRAEYSYDLKLLNEEFDFTKKGSLSRSSNISPKVDDVCETMDNTRKPSN, encoded by the exons ATGGTTCCTTGGTTCTTGCATAAATATAAACCTTGGACTGTG AACGATGTTGAGATTCAGCATCTTTATTTGGGAAGTTCCCCGCCAGTATTCACAAAAATGAGGGTTCTTCAGCAATCCGATGGTACTGATGACTTG GTTTTAGAATTGGGAATAAATTTTCTTAGTGCAGATGATATGAGTGCGATACTCGGTGTGAAACTGAGGAAACTACTGGGATTTGGGATGTGGGCAAAATCACATTTGTTAGACATGCATATTGAAGGAAAG GTGTTAGTTGGGCTTAAGTTCCTGCCTTGTTGGCCATTTATTGGTCGTTTGCGTCTATGCTTTGCTGGGCCACCATATTCTCAGATAACTGTCAAGCCTATATTCACACATGGCCTCGATGTATCAAAATTTCCGGGGATAGCTGGATGGATA GATAATCTTATGGCCCTTGTCTTTGAGCAAACTCTAGTGGAG CCTAACATGTTGGTGGTTGACGTCAAAAAGTTTTGTTCACCCCTACCAG AGAACTGGTTCTTCATTGATGCAAAGGAGCCCATCGCCCATGCTACTGTGGAAATTCTTGAAGCTGCTGATATGAAACCAGCAAACTTGAATG GTTTAGCCGACCCATTCGTGAAGGGACGATTAGGACCCTACAGATTTCGGACCAAGACTCAGAAGAAAACTTTGGCTCCAAAATGGCACGAGGAATTCAAGATCCCTATTTGCACATGGGAATTACCTAACATCCTCATTATACAAGTTGTAGACAAGGATTTCTTCTACAATGACATAATGGG AGATTGTTGTGTGAGCATCGATGAAATCCGGGATGGCCGGAGGCATGAGATGTGGTTGCCGTTAAATAACATTAACTGTGGAAGATTGTGTCTCGCAGTGACCGTTTCTGAGTGCAACAAAAAG CGTGCAGAATATTCGTATGATCTAAAACTTCTGAACGAAGAGTTTGATTTCACTAAGAAAGGCTCCTTGTCAAGATCATCCAACATATCCCCGAAAGTCGACGATGTATGTGAAACTATGGACAACACAAGAAAACCAAGTAATTGA